ATAAACAAGACTCCATCCATATCGCAGCCGACAAGCCGCGACCAGCtagctaacagtaaaaatgCGCCAAAACTCATTATCACTGTCTAGTAGTAGCACGAGCACATGCTTGTCAATTTCCCCCGTCGCTTTCTATACCGATCCTCTTCACGAGTGAATTAATCTCATTACAGTTAGAAGCAGCGTGCAACTGATATCAACTAAATTCAGCCTGGCTTTGAAAGAGATCAATACTTATTTTAGCTGGTTTTCGAAGCATTCTTTGAACGCAGAGACTGATACTTGTTTTACATTAGCTGGTTCTCGAAGTATTTTTTCTGAACGCATATAAAGGAGATCGCTTGTAATGAACAACTTTTTCGATCGATTCAAACCCAAAAGCAAGGACAAGTCCTCGAAAGGTAGAGGAAATCCATTGGCAAGTCTGGGTTTGGGAGGCCCCAAAACGTTTGGAGGGAAAGGACAGAGTCTGGGCGGAAACCTTCCCGGAGAAATTATATCGATTGAACTCTCGGAGCACGGTCCGCTCGGTCTCCAAGTGGAGAAACGTTCCAACACACAAAAGACAGCTATTGTCGCCATGGTAGTAGAGGGATCGCAAGCCGAAAAGGCAGGGCTCCAAAGGGGTGATATTTTGTGTTTTCAAGGGTCCGAAGGCATGGAAGAAATTCTCTACGACATGTTTCTGGAACTGGCCAAGTCGAATCAAAGACCTCTTTGCTTTGAGGTACGCCGTGTGAGTACTAGGCAGGTAGCCTCCACCTCCACCTCAAAATCCAAAAGCTCCGCCGACTCCTACGCGCGTAAACAGGCTGTCATTGCCGCGGCTGAAACCCGCGAGAAGGCTGCCAAGCAAAAATACAAACCCATTCCCAAAACAAAAAACCTCCCCACTTTGCTGTCGGCGGCTGAACGACAGCAAATAGAAGAGGATCGTCTCGCTCGGGCCGCTGCTCATCATCTGGGAGACGCACCGCAGACGGAAGCTGCCAAagcggcagcagcagctgcgaaggaagaagaaagaaaattgGCCGTAACGCTTGGGTACAATCCCTACGAACCCAATCGGACCACTGCAGGTCAAGCCCGCCACGCCACGGTAGCGACTAAACACGGAAGCATCAAGTCGTCTTCTCAGGAAAATGGCATTCCATCCGTTGCACCTCCGAAAGATGCGGTTATGCCCGAAGTGGATGATACTGATGCATGCAGCGACGAGTTCGAGGCTGCGTTtgaactgacagtgaccacGAACTCACACGATATAATTGTCAATAGTTTTGGGATCCTACGCAAACTCATGATTAACGCAACGACCAAAGGACAACAAGAAGGTGAAGAATCCGCGAAATTTCTACGCGTTCGGCTCGGAAATCCAAAAATTAAAGCGACTGTTCTGGACGTTGAAGGTGCACTCGATTTGATGCGCACAGTCGGCTTTGAATGGCTAGAAGAAGGAGGGGATTCCTTCTTGGTCTTTCCAAAAGGATGCCAAGGACCTTTATGGCTACCCTCGGCTCTGCGCAAGATGGAACGTTACGAATCTTCATAATTTATATATTTCGAAATAAATTCAATTGTATGCATCTATAGAAGGACAGCGAAAAAAAGTGGTATGAAGGGAGCCTCCTCGCTTGATGCTTACCAATCGTCGTCCCATTCATCACCGTCTTCGTTGTCGCCCGAGGCAACTTGGAGTTTCTCCACAGCCGCTGGGGTATCCACTTTGACGCCCGTTGACACAGTATCTGGAGAGTCCACACTCAATTCAGCCGCAACTTCATCTTCAGGTTCGGTGTTGTGTTCTTCCTCTTTATGTACCTGCATTTCGGTAGCTTCTGGCTGCTCCTTGGCTTTCTTCAAGCTTGTTTCCAATCCAAGCGCTCGTTCTCTCAATAACTCAATTTCTTGCTTCGCAGCGTCGAGCTCAGATTCGCGAGTTTCCATCCTTGCCTTTACCAACGCAAGTTCgtctttccaaaagtttTCTTTTGTGGTGAGCTCAGACTGTGACAAAGCCAAGGACTCAACCATAGCAGCATGTTCACTTCGAAGAGTCTCCATTTCGTTTTTAAACGATGCTTCTTTGATACCCGCCTCGACCGATTCGGATCTCATCGTCTCCAAGGATTCCAACTTCGATTGTAACAAACTCGACTCAGCCAATGTCgtctccaaagcttcctgTTTCTGTTCCGCCTGTCCTCGGGCCTGCGCAAGCTCACCACGAACCGACTCAAGTGCTGCTTGGAGTGCTGCCATTTCTTTCTCATTAGCGCACGCTGCCTCGCTCATGTCCGCAATTTTTTTTTCCAACTTTGCAACCATTTCGTTATCGCTGTTTTCTCCGGCTGTATTAGGTTGCACACGCGAATCATCCAACATGCTAGAACGTAACGCAGCCAATTCGgagtctttttcaaaaagcTGCATTTTGAGCGTTTTTATGAGCTCATGCGCGGCTTCATCGGGCTGAAGGTCAGGCGATGTCTGTTTGAGGGTGGCAATTTCTTGGGACTGCATCTCCACAGTGGCGTGCAGCTGGTCGCGTTCTTCTAGAGCTTGTTTGAGTTGCTCCTGCAACTTTTCAGTGGCGGCATCGTTGAATTCAATTTGTTCGTCGTCcccttcgtcatcgtcttcgtcttcgacTTCATCCCGATCAAAAGACTCGTCCaaatcgtcatcttcgtcgtcccatccaagttcttcttcttcgtcctcgtcatcttcgtcaaCGCTCTCATCCACAGCAGTATTGCGAACAAAGGGCGGACGCGAACCAAACAAGCCCGCCTTTTCCGCTTGATTTTTTGTCATGCTCGTCAATCTTGGAAACGGCCGGTCTTGGTTGTCCTCAGATAGAGTGGCGGTCAAATTCTTGACCGCACCACCCAAAAATCCAGTGACTGATCCAATAGTTTGAGAGACGGCTCGTTGACGTTGTTCCATCTCCCTTTGCTCCTCTGCCTCCCACGTATCACGGATGCGCTCCTCGTCGCAGCGATAAAAGTGGCGCTCCCAAAAGTCGTTGTAAGGCACGTCGGTGGGGACGAGCGTTTCAAACTGTACTTTCAAGGAATCGGGGTAGAGTTCCAGAAGCTTGCCAATTTCATCAGTCCGGGCCTCAATCGAAAAGGTTTCGAGAAAAGCCGCAACTTGcttcgcttcttccgcatcTAACTCGTCGTCTTGTTCTTCATTGTCTGCTTTCGTAGGGAGGGGTGTGGTGTATGTTTCCGTATTGAGCATACGGCGTAAACACTCTTCTTGTTCCGGGGTTatgtcgtcttcttccaagcgATCGTCCATGCTCGACAGCACATGAGATGTATCTTCCTTGACGGTCGACACGAACTCGGAAAAGTCGCTCCGTAAGGAATTCCACATTCTTAAATTGGCAGACGCTTGAAGCGATCAAAAGAGCAATGAGACCTgtccaaaacaaaaaaaaaagaaaaacgacgTGAGAAATCAACTCCCGGGAAAGAGATATTTTTTGCCAACGAACGACAAATTTAGTCCGCAAGCTTTTGGTAACCGCACTATTATGCCAATGCCATGGTAATTCCGGCCTGCACTCTCTGCATATGGTGGTTGCTTTCTCTCGAAACCAAATTATCTCCGCAATGAGAATTATGAATCCACGTATATTCCTAAAATGCTCGCGAACGCTTCATGAAAGTCTCATCAACTCACAAAATCCAACCACTTCCTGATGGGAACGGATCAATGCCCAAGAAACAATGGAGAAAGGAGAGTCGGCGATGCGATGTTGACAAtagattcactgtcagcccCCGCACTGTCACTTCAAAGAACAAAGGCCGCCGGTGGGCGTGTTCGGTCGTTGATGTCCCCCACGCTTCCCTCGTCGTTGACCTCCTGTCAATACTAGTAGAGAAGACTATGCCCCTTTGAGTCTTGCATTTTGGGTTCACCATCGCTACGTCAGAAAGAAAATTTCTCTAGATAGGCACGCCGTTGTTGTCAGAGGGATAAACAGTTACCCGCCAAAAATCCGTTAAGACAGCCTGGGCTGcaaacggtattcaataGTATAGAATGGCGACAATATTGTCCTAACAAATCatactttacagttaatatTATTGTAGGCAATGCGCATGTTACAAAGAGGTCAAATCAAACCCCGTCAGACTAGCTCGCAACTGCAGCCAACCTACCGATTATACGAAAGTGACGACGACCCAATGGAATCCTGAGGACAGGGACAATGGCACGCGCTCTTAGAcgcttttgttgacgaacGGTGAGACACCTTACCTCACAGCCCGACTCTGCCGCAATTTTGTCTGTGGCTCGCAACAAACTTTAAACCACCCgacgctcacagtcaataaaaGCTACACCGGTTgccctttttccatttgtTTCCATAGTGGACCGTGTCTGTTTGGTTTCGGCAGCTACTCTATTCGGCTTGTTTGCTTCGCGCTCTAACGTCGAGCCTCCGCGAACATACTAGTAATAGACCAGATGCTGAGAGCTACTTCAAGCCATCCAGCTGGATGTTCCCTGCGCTCCATGAAACTCTTCCTCTTATTGCTGTTGCAACACTTTGCATCGATCGTTGCATTCTCTCTCATTTCTCCCGAATGCTCATTCTATCAAATACGGACAAAGCCGGCTCAATTGTCTGGCACCGGTTGCACACGCAGCTGTAAGATACGCTTGACTAAACGTTACGGTCTATTTCAAGCCGACGCCGAAAGCGATGGTGCGTCCAAGCTCCCGCTTGAATCTTCGAACAGTACTTCGACGAGCGGCAGCACTACATTCGCCAGTGCCATCGCTTCGACCTTGGATGCCCCCGTATCTGACGCCGATCTCGATATCCTGGACTTTCTGGATGATATCACGGAGAACGAGCACGATTTGGTAGCATCACAGAAAGAAATTGTAGCGACGCTGAAAGACATGGCAATCTCGACAACCGCAGAATCTGTTCCCTCCTCCAACAACAGAAGGATTCAAGACTCTCAGTCTGATTCTTTGGCACAGGATGCAGCGGCAGACGACTTTGAACCAACCATATGGAAAATCTTGACCGAAGGAGGAGTCAATCCGCTCCTGGAGTCTAACTTTATCAATCGGGAAAACTCTGGCAATGTTTTTAAGAACGGGATTGGTGGTGATGGTGGCGTTGTCTATGACGTTAACCGCCTcaaacgcaatttgctgCAGGAAACCATGCAGGCGTTCAAACAAGATTTACTCCGACTTCTCAACACACCCGATGCCACCGAGCACGCCATTGTTGATAAACTCGCAGCGCTGGTCCAGGCCAGCCCGGTTCGCACGACGACCGATTCGAATCTACTAGACGGTACATGGGGACTGGCATACCTCTCCAAGTACACCACGTTACAAGACTTAAAAACTTCTGTGGTGGAGCGCCGCAGACAGGCTCGTACCcaggaagaagagaaagaaaagcagagCTCCTCGCTACCCCCGGCGCACCGAAATACAGGCGGGAAGGAAGGCCTGTGGCGAACGTCGCAACGGGTCTTTTACTTGGAAGATGTgagtgacgacgaagatgccTACGTACTAGATCATCAGTTTTACGTAGGTGGCTGGCTCACCAAAACGACCCGGTCGGCGGTACGAGGCCTCACACGGCAAAGTTTGCGATTAGAACCGTTGTGTTCGACCTGGACCATAGGTGGACGAGCGATCAAGAATAACACGTCTTCTCTGCCAATCTCCCAATCATGGCAATTCATATATTCGGATATAGACCTGTGCATTGTCGCAGATTCTACGCAAAACGCCTTCGCCGTCTATACAAAACATGAGGACTGGGTGGATAGCACGCAACGCCGGAGACGAAAATGGAGATTGGCCCGTGATTATTTTCCAACCTTGATGCGTTCCAGGCGCACGTCAGCGGCCTCAATGACGTTGCAACATCAAAAATCTTGGGAGACGGCCCAACGTGGGGACCCATTGATCCGGGAAATCACCCTGGATCAAGCCCGTTTGCGTGTTTTAAAACTCGGGGATTTGTCGTTCAGCATGGATGACGAAGGAGCTTGGGACGGTATGGCTGACCCCTTTGTACATTTGACCGCCGACGAACGTCAACGCGTTCTCAAGGCCATGAGAGTGAAGGACGTGGAA
The sequence above is a segment of the Phaeodactylum tricornutum CCAP 1055/1 chromosome 10, whole genome shotgun sequence genome. Coding sequences within it:
- a CDS encoding predicted protein; the protein is MNNFFDRFKPKSKDKSSKGRGNPLASLGLGGPKTFGGKGQSLGGNLPGEIISIELSEHGPLGLQVEKRSNTQKTAIVAMVVEGSQAEKAGLQRGDILCFQGSEGMEEILYDMFLELAKSNQRPLCFEVRRVSTRQVASTSTSKSKSSADSYARKQAVIAAAETREKAAKQKYKPIPKTKNLPTLLSAAERQQIEEDRLARAAAHHLGDAPQTEAAKAAAAAAKEEERKLAVTLGYNPYEPNRTTAGQARHATVATKHGSIKSSSQENGIPSVAPPKDAVMPEVDDTDACSDEFEAAFELTVTTNSHDIIVNSFGILRKLMINATTKGQQEGEESAKFLRVRLGNPKIKATVLDVEGALDLMRTVGFEWLEEGGDSFLVFPKGCQGPLWLPSALRKMERYESS
- a CDS encoding predicted protein, whose amino-acid sequence is MLRATSSHPAGCSLRSMKLFLLLLLQHFASIVAFSLISPECSFYQIRTKPAQLSGTGCTRSCKIRLTKRYGLFQADAESDGASKLPLESSNSTSTSGSTTFASAIASTLDAPVSDADLDILDFLDDITENEHDLVASQKEIVATLKDMAISTTAESVPSSNNRRIQDSQSDSLAQDAAADDFEPTIWKILTEGGVNPLLESNFINRENSGNVFKNGIGGDGGVVYDVNRLKRNLLQETMQAFKQDLLRLLNTPDATEHAIVDKLAALVQASPVRTTTDSNLLDGTWGLAYLSKYTTLQDLKTSVVERRRQARTQEEEKEKQSSSLPPAHRNTGGKEGLWRTSQRVFYLEDVSDDEDAYVLDHQFYVGGWLTKTTRSAVRGLTRQSLRLEPLCSTWTIGGRAIKNNTSSLPISQSWQFIYSDIDLCIVADSTQNAFAVYTKHEDWVDSTQRRRRKWRLARDYFPTLMRSRRTSAASMTLQHQKSWETAQRGDPLIREITLDQARLRVLKLGDLSFSMDDEGAWDGMADPFVHLTADERQRVLKAMRVKDVEAAGKDRRSQAQRWGWLTRMNPSSRRTYFKKPKDKQRDAE
- a CDS encoding predicted protein, whose translation is MWNSLRSDFSEFVSTVKEDTSHVLSSMDDRLEEDDITPEQEECLRRMLNTETYTTPLPTKADNEEQDDELDAEEAKQVAAFLETFSIEARTDEIGKLLELYPDSLKVQFETLVPTDVPYNDFWERHFYRCDEERIRDTWEAEEQREMEQRQRAVSQTIGSVTGFLGGAVKNLTATLSEDNQDRPFPRLTSMTKNQAEKAGLFGSRPPFVRNTAVDESVDEDDEDEEEELGWDDEDDDLDESFDRDEVEDEDDDEGDDEQIEFNDAATEKLQEQLKQALEERDQLHATVEMQSQEIATLKQTSPDLQPDEAAHELIKTLKMQLFEKDSELAALRSSMLDDSRVQPNTAGENSDNEMVAKLEKKIADMSEAACANEKEMAALQAALESVRGELAQARGQAEQKQEALETTLAESSLLQSKLESLETMRSESVEAGIKEASFKNEMETLRSEHAAMVESLALSQSELTTKENFWKDELALVKARMETRESELDAAKQEIELLRERALGLETSLKKAKEQPEATEMQVHKEEEHNTEPEDEVAAELSVDSPDTVSTGVKVDTPAAVEKLQVASGDNEDGDEWDDDW